A window from Nitrospirota bacterium encodes these proteins:
- a CDS encoding STAS domain-containing protein, which yields MLKITTLTNAESIVLRLEGRLAGPWVQELERCWDSVVGSTTNHPLTVDLSAVTYVDSDGKDLLKKIHKQGASLVASGCLTRCIVNEIVHVAQRGERGK from the coding sequence ATGCTGAAAATTACGACGCTCACGAATGCAGAATCGATTGTCCTCAGGCTTGAGGGACGTTTGGCGGGACCTTGGGTGCAAGAGCTGGAACGGTGCTGGGACTCTGTCGTCGGCTCGACAACGAACCACCCTCTGACTGTAGACCTCTCAGCTGTGACCTATGTTGACTCAGATGGAAAGGATCTGCTGAAGAAGATCCACAAGCAGGGAGCCAGCCTCGTCGCTTCCGGATGTCTGACACGCTGTATCGTGAATGAGATTGTGCATGTGGCTCAAAGAGGTGAACGTGGGAAGTAA
- a CDS encoding efflux RND transporter periplasmic adaptor subunit has protein sequence MSNITAQNRAQRLTFGLLGVLLVLGLTGLPGCKQEAASTPVPPIPEVPVVTVSSGTMPDEPEFIGQTEASRPVEIRSQVTGILKERFFAEGRDVKRGDRLYQIDPIPFKAAMSSANARVAQAEARLVQAKQNSARVKPLLAEQAVSKKDVDDAVAEEMAAKAALEGAKGDQVKAKFDLDNSLITAPISGRIERSRLYEGRLISAQTDLLTTIHQLDPMYVNASAPETFVLKRFRDRATQRIQGATLYELRGVITFADGSTYAHEGKFDLLEVGVRSATGTRDFRVIFPNPDNVLFPGQFVKVRILGAVRTGVILVPQSAVQQGPKGPIVFVVGTDNKVEIRPVLATSWRGSQWSIEDGLREGERVIIAGFHMIAPGVPVKAVPYNQSDPAASGQPADVKPEQGK, from the coding sequence ATGTCAAACATCACGGCACAAAATCGAGCACAGAGACTCACGTTCGGTCTGCTTGGTGTGCTGCTCGTTCTTGGCCTTACGGGATTACCCGGCTGCAAGCAGGAGGCGGCTTCTACGCCGGTGCCTCCTATCCCGGAGGTGCCGGTGGTCACGGTGTCGTCCGGCACGATGCCGGATGAACCGGAGTTCATCGGTCAGACCGAAGCGTCGCGACCCGTCGAAATCCGCTCCCAGGTGACGGGTATCCTTAAAGAGAGGTTTTTTGCCGAGGGACGCGATGTGAAGCGAGGCGACCGGCTGTATCAAATCGATCCGATTCCATTCAAAGCGGCGATGAGCAGCGCTAATGCGAGAGTGGCGCAGGCAGAGGCGAGGCTAGTGCAAGCCAAGCAAAATTCTGCTCGCGTGAAACCGCTGCTGGCGGAACAGGCCGTCAGCAAAAAAGATGTGGACGATGCGGTGGCGGAGGAAATGGCCGCCAAGGCGGCACTGGAGGGAGCCAAGGGCGATCAGGTGAAGGCCAAGTTCGATCTCGACAATTCGCTTATTACTGCGCCTATCAGTGGTCGGATCGAGCGGAGTCGGCTCTACGAAGGGCGCCTCATCTCTGCGCAGACCGATCTGTTGACGACAATCCACCAGTTAGACCCCATGTATGTGAACGCGAGCGCTCCGGAAACGTTTGTCCTCAAGCGCTTCCGGGACCGTGCGACTCAACGGATCCAAGGCGCGACACTCTATGAACTGCGAGGTGTCATTACATTTGCGGACGGCAGCACCTATGCGCATGAAGGCAAGTTTGATTTGCTCGAAGTCGGTGTCCGCTCGGCCACCGGCACCAGAGACTTTCGCGTGATCTTCCCTAATCCGGACAACGTCCTGTTCCCAGGGCAGTTCGTGAAGGTCCGCATTTTGGGCGCCGTGAGAACCGGCGTGATCCTGGTCCCCCAGAGCGCCGTTCAGCAGGGACCCAAGGGCCCCATCGTCTTTGTCGTCGGGACTGACAACAAGGTGGAAATCCGCCCTGTTCTGGCCACATCCTGGCGTGGCAGTCAGTGGTCCATCGAAGATGGACTACGTGAGGGAGAGCGGGTGATCATCGCGGGATTTCACATGATCGCACCGGGCGTGCCGGTGAAAGCCGTTCCGTACAATCAATCCGACCCAGCCGCTTCCGGCCAGCCGGCAGATGTAAAGCCGGAGCAGGGGAAATGA